The region TGGCCATAACCGGCATTGCCCTGTTGTTGAATGGCATTAGCGCCCGCTTTTCCATCGCCTCCACCCGGGTGCGGGAATTAAACCGGGAATTGCTAACCACCACCGATCAGGATCGTATTGCCAACATTCAGCGGCAAATTCCCTTTTTCATGGAGCGGGTTTACCTGATTCGCAACGCCATGTTTATCCTGTTTGGGGCATTGGGTATGCTGGTGTTTACGGCGGTGTCCATCGCGCTGGCCAAGCTGCATTTTGTGCATTGGGAGATGGTGCCGGTGTGGTCGTTTTTAAGCGGGCTGGTACTCATGCTGATCGCGGTCATTCTGGAGGCCTACGAGACCACCATCAACCTGCGCACGCTGGATTTGGACGTGGATCACAGCTTCAGCCGCCTGAGTGAACAGGTGCTGAACGCGGAGCAAAGCAACGCCGATAATAGCGGCGACTAGTCGCTGTTGGCTTGTCTTTAGCGGCTGATGACCAGCTTGTCCTGCTTGAAGGACAGATCCATGCCCCGGAAGAAGCTCATGCCCAGCAGGCCCGATAGTTGCGGGGTGTCTCCCAGATCGGTGATCACCGCTTCCACGTTGTTGACCTGCATGCCGCCCAGAGTGACCTGTTTGAGGGTGACCACCGGGGCGTTCAGGGTGCCGTTGGCCGTGGTGACCGGCAGGGTGGGATGATCCGCCGGGATGTGAATGCCCAGCTCCCGGGCCATTTGCGGGGTGATTACGGTGTAGCTGGCCCCGGTATCCACCAGAAAGGTGGCCATGTGCCGACGGTTGACCAGGGCGGGCACCACAAAGGTGTTATCGCTTTGCGGTAACAGGGTCACTTCCGCCCGATTCCGGGTGTCGCCTGGGCGGTTGGCCTGGTTGTTGTCGTCAATTTTTTTCAGGCTTTCCTCGGCCATACTCACGATAAGCGGATTTTTGGAGGTGGAGGCCAGATGGGTGAAAAAGGCCTTGGCCTCTCGCAGTTCTTTGCCACGGACGGGGTTCACGTCAATGGCGTCGCAAATTTCAGGAACGGCCCAACCCATCAGGGCTGCCATCAGAATCACCAGAAGCCGATTTCTGTTCATGCCAATTCCCTCACTTCCCTTTTTTAGTCCCCAATGTCTGGCAAATCGATGCAGGGCGCATCTATCTTCCAGTTTCCAGTGTCCCGTTTTGATCCGAGCAGTACATCCTACAGATTCAGGAGAGCCTGTTTATTAATTTATGAATTAATAAACAAAAATAGATTGTATTCAGTGTATCAGTTTTTTAAATTCCGGGTATGCCCACACAGCTAAAAATTGCGAATCAAGTCAAAAACCCCCCGGCAACAGGTTGCCAGAGGGTTTCATGTGGATTTAAAGTTCCCAGCGTCAGTGCTTATCGAATCCGGGGTTTCAGCAGATCAATGGATTCCAGGGTCGGATCGGCGATATCGGTTTGCAGATCGCCAGTCTGGATGGTTCCAACGCTGCGTACCCGAGGGGCATTGGCCTTGATGGGGGTGACTTTATCAGTACGGCTCTTGTAATCGTTGGGCAACAGCTCGCTACGCACCCCGAAGTGAATGCGGGCGGTGGGCTGGTTGCGGAACGGTTCCTCGTTTTTGCGGTTCAGCAAACCAAAGGCCACATCCAGAAAGCCCTGGGCATAGTCCGTCAGGTGAGCCCGTAGACCGAAACCGGCGCTAAGCAGAGAGGTTGCGGCGGCGCTGCTGTAGAAGGGACTGCTTTTGTCACGCCAGACCTGACCGTAATCGGCAAACAGGGCGCCTTGCAGGCGTTCGCCCAGCCAGGGGCTGACACGGGAGAGCAGGGGCAGCGGGTAACGCCATTCGGCGCCCACATTGTAGCCTCTGTCCCCAATTAGTAGGCCCTGGGTGTAACCGCGCACGCTATTGATACCGCCCAGCTGGAACTGCTCGATGGCGGGCAGGGCGTCGGGGCTCCACTGGGAGTAGGCCCGCAGGATGAGCAGGTTGTTTTTGGGCAGGCGGGTCACCCGGGTCAGGTAGTTTTCCAGCTTGAAGAAGCTGGTGTTGGCCCCCAGCCATTCCGGGGCCAGCGTCACTTGCGCCCGGGAAAAGGAGCGCCCGTAGCGATCGTATTTATCGTAGTTCAAGCCCAGGGCCAATGAGCGAATGTCATCGGTGCCCGTCCTGTCGCCATCAAAAAAGCTGCTGACCCGGCGGGCGTTCAGGCCCAGGTCGGTACTCCAGACGCGCTCTTTGCCCAGCGGCTGGGTGACCAGCAGGCCGTAGTTGTAGGCGTTCCCAATCAAATCGGGCTGGTTGGGCAAGCGCAAGTCCACGTTCACGTGGCTGAAGCCAAACAATCCGCTGATTTCCGTGCCCTTGCTGCCCACCGGTAAGGTGTAGGAGGTTGAAGCAATGGTTGACCCGGTGGAGCCGATGTAGCGCAGGTTAAAGCGATCGCCCCGGCCCGTGACATTGCGGTTGGTAAACTCAGCACCCCAGCGGTATAAGCCGATGAAAGGACGACCGGCGTTATCAGACGTCAAAGCCAGCTGGAAGGGCTGTTGCTCTTTGACATCCAGTCGGATTTTGGTTTCCCCGGTGCGCTCGCCGGGTAACAGGGTTGCTTTGACCCGGTAGGGCTCTTGCCGGTTGATGCGCAGCAATTCCTGTTCCAGAGCGGGAATGTTCAGCGGCTGGCCGGGGGTTTCGCTGATGCGTTTCTCAATGACCTTGGCCTTGAAGTATTTGTTGCCACTCACTTCCATATCGCCCACGATGCCTTCCAGCACCTTCACGGTAATGGCGCCCCGCTCCAGATTCTGGGGCGGGATGAAGGCCAGCGAGGTCAGATAACCCCGTTTGCGGTATTCCTCGTTAATGCCT is a window of Vampirovibrio chlorellavorus DNA encoding:
- a CDS encoding DUF2721 domain-containing protein → MIPPNDIITESLGPAVAITGIALLLNGISARFSIASTRVRELNRELLTTTDQDRIANIQRQIPFFMERVYLIRNAMFILFGALGMLVFTAVSIALAKLHFVHWEMVPVWSFLSGLVLMLIAVILEAYETTINLRTLDLDVDHSFSRLSEQVLNAEQSNADNSGD
- a CDS encoding retropepsin-like aspartic protease family protein translates to MNRNRLLVILMAALMGWAVPEICDAIDVNPVRGKELREAKAFFTHLASTSKNPLIVSMAEESLKKIDDNNQANRPGDTRNRAEVTLLPQSDNTFVVPALVNRRHMATFLVDTGASYTVITPQMARELGIHIPADHPTLPVTTANGTLNAPVVTLKQVTLGGMQVNNVEAVITDLGDTPQLSGLLGMSFFRGMDLSFKQDKLVISR
- a CDS encoding ShlB/FhaC/HecB family hemolysin secretion/activation protein, which translates into the protein MRSDFHRQAIILSSVLTLLPGAAMAQVFPAQTNPGTLLGPQSGSPYYFQSVPTAAPAQADTLQENEPGGIRVEAQPPIVQVTSDLFQVDRVDVEGNTIVSNEEMRRLVVGYEGRKLSPEDLAQLVQGINEEYRKRGYLTSLAFIPPQNLERGAITVKVLEGIVGDMEVSGNKYFKAKVIEKRISETPGQPLNIPALEQELLRINRQEPYRVKATLLPGERTGETKIRLDVKEQQPFQLALTSDNAGRPFIGLYRWGAEFTNRNVTGRGDRFNLRYIGSTGSTIASTSYTLPVGSKGTEISGLFGFSHVNVDLRLPNQPDLIGNAYNYGLLVTQPLGKERVWSTDLGLNARRVSSFFDGDRTGTDDIRSLALGLNYDKYDRYGRSFSRAQVTLAPEWLGANTSFFKLENYLTRVTRLPKNNLLILRAYSQWSPDALPAIEQFQLGGINSVRGYTQGLLIGDRGYNVGAEWRYPLPLLSRVSPWLGERLQGALFADYGQVWRDKSSPFYSSAAATSLLSAGFGLRAHLTDYAQGFLDVAFGLLNRKNEEPFRNQPTARIHFGVRSELLPNDYKSRTDKVTPIKANAPRVRSVGTIQTGDLQTDIADPTLESIDLLKPRIR